One genomic segment of Streptococcus salivarius includes these proteins:
- a CDS encoding FecCD family ABC transporter permease, translating into MPFKKTKHLVFSRYLSLLCLLLVLLVASVFVAVSLGAVTIDIGDTYGVIFSKLGLPIASHSIAKPLEAIIWNMRVPRVLLGLIVGAGLSMSGSVMQSTVNNPIAEPYILGISAGATFGATLAIILGLKAVVGLGAFVGAILATILVLIIASMQGRVTTSGLILSGTVVNALFIAFANFIISIGATADSVMTIKFWTMGSLTGTSWSDVMLPAVVVGLAFLFFSTQYRVFNAMMMGDEAALTLGIPLRLYWYLYIAIVAVITAILVASCGIIGFVGLITPHIARSLVGTNYRKLFPVATLLGSLFVVWADVLARILVKNAELPIGIFTALVGAPFFIYIVTRNRRKVV; encoded by the coding sequence ACTAGTAGCGTCAGTTTTTGTAGCAGTGTCTTTAGGGGCGGTCACTATAGATATAGGTGATACCTATGGTGTCATCTTCAGTAAATTGGGGCTTCCGATTGCCAGTCATAGCATAGCCAAGCCACTTGAAGCTATTATCTGGAATATGCGAGTTCCTAGGGTTCTCCTAGGGTTAATAGTTGGTGCAGGTCTTTCCATGTCTGGGAGTGTCATGCAGTCAACCGTCAATAATCCGATTGCCGAACCCTATATCCTGGGAATCTCGGCAGGGGCAACTTTTGGAGCAACCTTGGCCATCATTTTAGGCCTTAAGGCTGTGGTAGGCTTGGGTGCCTTTGTGGGGGCTATCCTAGCGACGATTCTTGTCCTAATCATTGCCTCTATGCAGGGGAGAGTGACCACATCTGGCCTGATTTTATCTGGAACGGTTGTCAATGCCCTCTTTATTGCCTTTGCCAATTTTATAATCTCTATTGGAGCGACAGCAGACAGTGTCATGACCATTAAGTTTTGGACCATGGGTTCATTGACAGGAACATCTTGGTCAGATGTGATGCTTCCAGCAGTAGTGGTTGGTTTGGCCTTTCTCTTTTTCTCAACTCAGTATCGTGTCTTCAATGCCATGATGATGGGAGATGAAGCAGCTTTGACTTTAGGGATTCCACTTAGACTCTACTGGTATCTTTACATTGCCATTGTTGCGGTCATAACGGCCATCTTAGTTGCTAGCTGTGGGATTATTGGCTTTGTCGGCTTGATTACCCCTCATATTGCTAGAAGTTTAGTCGGGACTAACTATCGTAAGCTTTTCCCAGTGGCAACTCTCTTAGGTTCCTTGTTTGTGGTTTGGGCAGACGTTTTAGCTAGAATCCTCGTCAAAAATGCGGAGCTACCTATCGGAATCTTTACAGCCTTGGTTGGCGCACCTTTCTTTATTTATATTGTGACTAGAAATCGTAGGAAGGTGGTTTAG